Below is a genomic region from Miscanthus floridulus cultivar M001 chromosome 1, ASM1932011v1, whole genome shotgun sequence.
TGGGCTGAGCTTGGTCCTCTTGGAGTCAAGCTTCTGCTTCCTGGCCTTGACACGTGCTGCCTCTGCTAGGGCTGCCATCTTGCGTGCAGTACCGAGGTACGGGTTCAGCTTGAGCACTGCAGCCATATTCTTCAGCGGGTTCTTCCTAGGCTCCCTACGCTTCACCTCCTTGTTGATGGGCTTCACCACTGACTGCACCTCGTCGGAGTTGATGAGCCTGGACAAATCAGCGTTTGCCATCTTGGGCCTCGGGAGCACGAAACCCTTCTTCTTCGCCGATGGCGTGTCGAAGGTACCGTACACCTCATCCAGCTTCTTGAACGCGGACTCAGTCCAGATGACGAACCGGCCAAGGTGGCCACCAGGGGCGAGGTCAAGCAGGTTGAGACGCTCGACATTGGCAACATCAACGCCAGGGAGGTTGCGGAAGGCCTTGACGATCTTAGAGCCCTCAGTGCCGTAGACAACGAGGGGTCCCTTGCGGTTGATGTAGCGGCGGTTGCGCATCTTCCCCTTGCCGGGGCGTATGCCAACGGAGTCCTTGGCCTTCTCAGCATCGGCGTAGGCACCGAGCTGCTTGAGCATCTTGATGGACTGGGCGGTCTTCTCAATGAACTCTGCGGAGTCCGAAACGACGAGCGGAAGCTCGGGGACGGACTCCACGCGGTGGCCGCGGGCAAGGACGAGGGACGGGACGGCGGTGGCGGAGAGGGCGGAGGTGATGGCTACACGGCGGAGGTGGATGTTGACGCGGCGGTGCCAGCGGCGCCAGATCTTGGTGGGCGCGAACATGCGTCCGCCACGGCACATGTTGCCGAAGGCTCCCTGGCCAGCGCGGTGGGTACCACCGCCAGGAACGCGGGGGATACGGGAGACCGCACGCCCCGTGCCCCAGGACTCCGCGGAGGTCTGGTGGCCGGCGCGCCGGGACACCGCATAAGGCTGGCGGCTGTTGCAGGACAGGAGCTTGTGGACGAAGCGGACGATGTCCGGGCGGATCGGCGCGCGGAGGACGTCCGCCAGCGGGACCCCGGCGGAGTCCGTGGACATGTCGCCCTCCAGGGCCCTCACGGAGACCAgggggcgcgcggcggcggccattTTTAGCGGCGGCGAGGGGTAGCGGCGCGGTGGCTTCGGCGGCGGGGTGGAAAGGGTGGAGGCAGGGAGGGAGTGATCGTATATGAGAACTGGGGTGTGAGGTCTAGGGTTTGGGAGGTGAGATCTGGACCGTTGATTTTGACTTGCGAAGGAATTGGTGGTGAGCAGGTTAGATTGGGCCGTGCTGATGGGCTGGGCTTGGTAGGTTTTTCCCACGTATTGTTCATTCTCGCGTCTAATAGGTTCCCGTGGCATTAAACTGTTGTACAAGGTTGACATCAATCTGATCCAAATGCAGTTTTCAACTGTTTGGAAAATGGCGTAGAAGATATTTTATCTAAATGAATACTTCTTCTTTttgcaaacacacacacacatttttttgcgaaaaaaaatgaaaacatcttctcTTTCAGAGCATCTCCAATTGTTCATGAAAAAATATTCCTCAAATCAATAATTATCCCAACTTCTAAAAAAATACCATGTCTAATTCGCAAAAAGATATCACGTCAGCACATATACTTATGTGGCTCTGGCAGCTCGATTAATAAGAATGAAACTAGTGTAGGAATAGCCTTAGTTGCAATCACCTATAAATAATAGTTAGATTTAGTTTGATAACGAATGCTATGTAGAGATGTTATCCCGTTTACACTCGATATCCACGTATTCGAAGTGGTTTTCCAATGAAACATAGAAATTGATTATTCCCACTTTTCATCTTTCATTTGCATCTACCTCTTGTAAGTTCATTGATTccttttctccttttcttcttCCACTAACCACCCATTTAGCATTCATTTTCTCTTTTATCAAACATGTCTACAGACCATATTGACACTCATCCAATATAACCATAGGGATTTCAAGCACGTCTAGGTGAAGTGGTGAACTGAAGTGCTGTCAAGGCCATgggccctgttcgtttctcttataattcgtattttagcttgttttttcagtcggaataacatttttctctcacaacaaatcagtcggaacaatgtttcacttgtttttcaGTGAAGCAAACGGAACCATGTATCCAAGGTTACGATGGGTCTAGAAGATAAGGTTTTCCAAGAGCACAAATCTAATAACTAAGTAAAATGATCTCTATGTATGTGCAGATAACTTCGATTATTGACAAACTAGCTCTGTCACGAATTGTGCTTTCTGATCAATCTTGATGCATGTATGACTTGTGCGATTAAGGCACAAACTAAAATTAGTACTAGTGGATTCAAATAGATCTGCTAATAAACCTACTAATTATTAGTTGAACGACTGCTAATTATTAGTTCCATTAGTTGGTTTATGGTTACTAATAAGTGCTAATAGTTCATATATACTTTGAACTCACTATCCAACCATCCATTAGCAGGTGGATCTAACACGATGTCGtgctagctaatttttagtgctaatgaATCTAAACATGCTCTAAGTTTGTTATTTTTTTGTGTGAAACATGTCCACTCAAATTAAGGATTCTACGCTACTCTCAAGAGCAAGGCTCCTCGTCAGACCAAAGGCATGTCTGCCGAGTCTATCGAGCTTAAATACACTAGTAGTGTGCACGTGCTAACACTACGACAAAATGCAAAACAAGATAAAAATTCTAGAACAATCTATTGTTCCCTTTAAATAAAGCAAAATTCTATTCATGAGAAGGCTCATAGCATGGATGATGTCAATGTCAATACATATAATCGTGTGATATgttttctcccgttgcaacacACGAGAATATTTACAAGGATAAATGGCAGATAAATAATTTTAGTATTGATATAGGAGAAGATGGCATACTGCACGTTGGCCCAGCATATGCGCAGATTTTGCAGATATATGTCCATACATGGGGTGCCTGCACATTAgactttttttaaagaaaattgcAATAATGTAATGCTAAATAATGATTTTAAACTTGGAGACGTGAAAAGTAAAATATACCAAGATGTGAATGATGTTACAAAACTACAGTATCCTTTTTTCTATTAGGATGTTGGAACACATGTCAGATATATAGGGACATCATGGCAAGATTAAGAATCAACTTCGAAAATGGTAATATTAATGAGAGATTCAGTGGACTGAGGGCATACACGTGGTTTGGGCTATAAACTGTCATGTTAGATTGCTCCTTTTGGCGAGCCAAAATAAGTTAGCCCTGAAATACAGTTCAAAACAGAAGATAGCCAAACACACCTCCCTGGAGCTTTAAGTTTAGATAAACTCTCCACAAATGGCTATTACAAGGAGAAAAAGAGAAAAGACATCATGCATGTTGCTTAATGAACAGTCATATGGTTCCATTTCCATGGTAATCGTTTCTTGACTCAGGAAGAGAACATAAGCATTGATTTCGAAGACGAAAAAACCACAAGCAAAGTCCTTACCATATGCCTGCACTTccggatttttttaattttaacactttttgataactaattttaaatctaacactgtaagttttttttaaaactaacacttttggccgcgcctattgccctggcgtggccagATGCCTGTGTcgcaccatgcatggtggcgcggcagaggtctgacgtggcgacgactggtttcggtgaccgttgacgtggcGGCTCTTACCGCGCCACCTACATTGGCGcgacagtgccgcgccctgatccatggcgcgtcAGAACCGAATAAATATCGCGTGGTCGGccgcccgcccgcacgcaccctGCCTGCCGCTAGCGCCCGCACTCGCCCATCtgccgccagcgcccgcccgaccaggccgcgcagcgcccgcgccggccacgccacgaacgctggcgcgtcaaggccgcccgctcctaaggtacctcctctcaatttcat
It encodes:
- the LOC136479572 gene encoding large ribosomal subunit protein uL4z-like encodes the protein MAAAARPLVSVRALEGDMSTDSAGVPLADVLRAPIRPDIVRFVHKLLSCNSRQPYAVSRRAGHQTSAESWGTGRAVSRIPRVPGGGTHRAGQGAFGNMCRGGRMFAPTKIWRRWHRRVNIHLRRVAITSALSATAVPSLVLARGHRVESVPELPLVVSDSAEFIEKTAQSIKMLKQLGAYADAEKAKDSVGIRPGKGKMRNRRYINRKGPLVVYGTEGSKIVKAFRNLPGVDVANVERLNLLDLAPGGHLGRFVIWTESAFKKLDEVYGTFDTPSAKKKGFVLPRPKMANADLSRLINSDEVQSVVKPINKEVKRREPRKNPLKNMAAVLKLNPYLGTARKMAALAEAARVKARKQKLDSKRTKLSPEEASKVKAAGKAWYKTMISDSDYTEFENFTKWLGVTQ